In Bradyrhizobium symbiodeficiens, the genomic stretch GATCGACGAGCCGACCAAGGGGCTGGCGCCGGCGATCGTGATGGCGCTGATCGAGTGCCTGAAGGAGATCAAGCGCAAGGGCGCGACGATCCTCCTGGTCGAGCAGAATTTCTTTGCCGCCCGCGAACTCGGCGACAACGTGCTGGTGATGGACAACGGCACCATCGTCCATCGCGGCGAGATGGCGGCGCTCGCCGCCGACGTGCCGCTGCAGGAGCGGCTGCTCGGCCTGAGCCTGGAGGCACATCAGTGACTGACCTTGCCGCAACCGATCCGCTGCCGAAGCCGAAGCGCGATATCGCGCCGATCCTGCTGCCGGTCGCGCTCGCCCTGGTGACGATCCCGCTGATCGGCTCGCCCAGCACCTGGCTGACGCTGACCGCCGCGAGCCTTGCCATGGGCATGATGATCTTCATCATGGCCTCGGGCCTGACGCTGGTATTCGGCCTGATGGACGTGCTCAATTTCGGCCACGGCGCCTTCATCGCCGTCGGCGCCTATGTGGCAACGCTGGTGCTGGCGCCGTTCGCGGCCTCCATCCAGGCGGATTCGCTCTGGATCAACCTGGCGGTGCTGGCGCCGGCGGCGCTGCTCTCGATGGCAGTGTCGGGCGCCCTCGGCCTCGTCGTCGAGCGCGTGCTGATCCTGCCCGTCTATGGCCAGCACCTGAAGCAGATCCTGATGACGACCGGTGGCCTGATCGTCGCCGAGCAGACGCTCTATGCGCTGTGGGGGCCGCAGATCATCCCGATGCCGCTGCCGGCCTCGCTGCGCGGCTCCTTCATCCTCGGCGACGTCGCGATCGCCAAATACCGCGTGCTGGCGACGCTGATCGGGCTGGCCGTCTTCATCGCGATCCAGCTCGTGCTCAACCGTACCAAGCTCGGGCTGCTGATCCGCGCCGGGGTCGAGAACCGCGAGATGGTCGAGGCACTCGGCTATCGCATCCGCCGGCTGTTCCTCGGCGTGTTCATGACGGGATCGGCGCTGGCCGGCCTCGGCGGCGTGATGTGGGCGCTCTATCGCGAGCAGGTCCACGCCTCCATGAGCGACGAGCTCACCGTCCTGATTTTCGTCGTGGTCATCATCGGCGGCCTCGGCTCGATCGGCGGCTGCTTCATCGGCGCCATTCTGGTTGCGATGGTTGCCAATTACGGCGGCTTCCTCGTGCCGAAACTCGCCCTCGTCTCCAACATCCTGCTGATGGTCGCCATCCTGATGTGGCGGCCGCGCGGCCTCTATGCGGTGACCAGCCGATGATGCTTCTCTCCGGCGATCCGCCGCGTAGCCGGATCCTCACGCTCGTTCTCGTCGTCATCATCCTGGCGCTGGCGGCGACGCCGTTCCTGTTTCCAGGCGCCAAGGCGCTGAACGTCGCGGCCAAGATCTGCGTCTTCGCTGCCCTGGTCGCCTCTTACGATTTGCTGCTCGGCTATACCGGCACGGTGTCGTTCGCCCACACCATGTTCTACGGCATCGGCAGCTACGCGATCGCGATCGCACTGTACGGCATGGGCCCGAATTGGGCCGCGGTCGCCACCGGCATCGTGGTCGGCCTGCCGCTCGCAGCCCTGCTCGCACTCGCGATCGGGCTGTTTTCACTGCGGGTCGCCGCGATCTTCTTTGCCATGATCACGCTCGCGGTCGCCTCCGCCTTCCAGGTGCTGGCTTCGCAGCTGTCCTGGCTGACCGGCGGCGAGGACGGGCGCAGCTTCCAGCTGCCGGAGTTGCTGCGCCCCGGCACGGTACTGATCTCCAAGAGCCTGTTCGGCTTCGAGGTGAACGGCCGCATCCTGACCTTCTATCTGGTGTTCGCCGTCTCGGCCCTGATGATCCTCGCACTTCTGCGGGTTGTGAACTCGCCGTTCGGGCGCGTGCTGCAGGCGATCCGCGAAAACCGCTTTCGCGCCGAGGCGCTTGGCTTCCGCACGGTGTTCCACCTGACCTATGCCAACTGCATCGCCGCGCTGGTCGCTGCCAGCGCCGGCATCCTGAACGCGCTGTGGCTGCGCTATGCCGGTCCCGATACTTCGCTCAGCTTCTCGATCATGCTCGACATCCTGCTGATGGTCGTGATCGGCGGCATGGGCACGATCTACGGCGCGATCATCGGCGCCACCATCTTCATCCTCGCCCAGAACTATTTGCAGTCGCTGATGGGCGTCGCCTCTACGGCGGCGTCGGAGGCCGGCCTGCCGCTGCTGCCGGGGTTGTTGCATCCCGACCGCTGGCTGCTGTGGCTCGGCCTGCTGTTCATCGCCAGCGTCTACTTCTTCCCGACCGGCGTGGTCGGACGGCTGCGTAATCCCGCTGGCGACAAGAGCGCCGGCAATTCGCATTAGGCCGCGATTAATGATGCAGTGCGGCGTTTGCCGCGCCCGCCGCACAACCGCCACGCGATTCCCGCTGCGCTGCATACGGAGGCGATGCGCAACTGGATTAAGGCTTAGGTAACTGGCTTTCCTAAGGTTTAGGCCATTTGTGCGGTGTATTCGTGTTCCTCCAGGGAGGGGGAATGCGCCAGGTCTTTTCCACGGTGGCAGCCGGAATGTCTCTAGCCGCAAGGAACGGCTGGGAGGCTTTGGCGCGACGTGGTCCCGTCCTGTGGCTGACCCTGTGCGGCGTGTTGCTGGTCGCGGGCATCTTCAGTGTGACGGCCATGGCCGTCGGCGAATTTCGCGAGCGCACCCTGACCAACCGCGAACGCGAGCTGGAAAACACGGTGCAGCTCATCGCGCGGCACTTCGACCAGCAATTCGAGGATTCCGACGTCGTCGCCGCCGACGTGATCGGGCAGATGAGCCTGATGGAGATCACCTCGCCGGCGATGTTCCGCGAGCGCATGTCCGGCCCGGCGGCGCACCAGATGCTGCGCAG encodes the following:
- a CDS encoding branched-chain amino acid ABC transporter permease; protein product: MTDLAATDPLPKPKRDIAPILLPVALALVTIPLIGSPSTWLTLTAASLAMGMMIFIMASGLTLVFGLMDVLNFGHGAFIAVGAYVATLVLAPFAASIQADSLWINLAVLAPAALLSMAVSGALGLVVERVLILPVYGQHLKQILMTTGGLIVAEQTLYALWGPQIIPMPLPASLRGSFILGDVAIAKYRVLATLIGLAVFIAIQLVLNRTKLGLLIRAGVENREMVEALGYRIRRLFLGVFMTGSALAGLGGVMWALYREQVHASMSDELTVLIFVVVIIGGLGSIGGCFIGAILVAMVANYGGFLVPKLALVSNILLMVAILMWRPRGLYAVTSR
- a CDS encoding branched-chain amino acid ABC transporter permease; translated protein: MMLLSGDPPRSRILTLVLVVIILALAATPFLFPGAKALNVAAKICVFAALVASYDLLLGYTGTVSFAHTMFYGIGSYAIAIALYGMGPNWAAVATGIVVGLPLAALLALAIGLFSLRVAAIFFAMITLAVASAFQVLASQLSWLTGGEDGRSFQLPELLRPGTVLISKSLFGFEVNGRILTFYLVFAVSALMILALLRVVNSPFGRVLQAIRENRFRAEALGFRTVFHLTYANCIAALVAASAGILNALWLRYAGPDTSLSFSIMLDILLMVVIGGMGTIYGAIIGATIFILAQNYLQSLMGVASTAASEAGLPLLPGLLHPDRWLLWLGLLFIASVYFFPTGVVGRLRNPAGDKSAGNSH